The Pimelobacter simplex genomic sequence ACGCCGACAGCCGCGTCCAGGAAGGGCTGCTGCTCCTCGCGGCTGACGATCGGGTCCTGGCCGCCGTGCACGACGAGGACCGCACCGGCGATCCGGTCCTCGGGCTGCAGCGCGATCCGGTCGAAGTTGGCCTGCACGCGCGTGGGGTCGGTGGTGCCCAGCATCGCGCCGGCCTGCTCGTCGAACGTCCGGAAGCCCAGCAGGCGCGGGCGTGCGGGCGCGCCGTTGACGCAGACCGCACTGATCCGCGGGTCGCTCGCGGCTGTCGTACCGGCGAAGAGGCCGCCCATGCTGTTGCCCCAGATGCCGACGCTGCCGCCGAGCGAAGGGTCGGCGAGGACGTGGTCGACGAACACCGAGTACGCCGCGCGGACGTCCACGTCGAGCAGGACTCCCCCGCTCATCCGGGTCTCCCCCTGCCCCGGTCCCTCGACGAGGAAGGCCGCGATCCCGCGCTCCAGCAGGGCATCCGCCGCCCGCAGGTAGGTCGCGCCCCAGCCGCTCTGGCCGCCGAGCACGATCACGGTCCCGCGCACCCGACCCGGCGGGCGCAGCAGCCAGCCGTGCAGCCGGCCCGCGCCGAACGGCAGCGTCACCTGCTCCCAGGCCGGCTCGGCGAGCGCACCGGCGCGGCCCACGGTCGCGGTGAAGCGGGCGTAGAGCGCCGCCCGCTCGGGGCTGTCGTCGTTCCAGGCCATCTGGGCGAACAGCAGGGCCGCGGCCGACCACCGGAACCCGGCCCGGGCGGTGGCGACGTGTCCGTCGGCGAGCGCCCGCTCGGCGGCGGCCGCGCGGTCGTCGGCGACAGCGACGAGCGCCTCGTCCCACGGCGTGCCCGCGTCGGTCGCGGCCCGCAGCCGTCGTACGTCGGCGGGGGCGAGGCCGCCGTCGGTCATCCGCTCCGGCGACATCGACCGCCAGAGCACGTCGGCCGGGGGCGTCACGCGACGGTCCAGTCGAGCCGCTCGCGCAGCTGCGCGAGCGCGGCCGGCAGGTCGGCGAGCGCGCCGGCCCAGAACAGGTGGTGGTCGGGTCGGCCGACGAACGCCTCGACCCCGTGGGCGGCGAACCAGTCCGCGTAGGTCCCGGCGACATCGGTGACCGTGTCGAGCGACGCCGTCACCACGCCGAGCTTGTCGAGGAACGCGAGGTCGGCCGCGCCGAGGTCCGCGGCGCTCGCCGAGACCAGGCTGAAGCCGCGCCCCACGACGTCGTCGAGGAGCCCCTCGGCGTCGCCCACGCGGACCACGCCGTGCGGCGTGAGCGTGCCCGCCAGCGGGCTCACCGCGCCGTCGGCCTCGTGGTGGACGACCCCGGCGACCAGCGTCGGGAACGGCGGCGGGGGCGGGACGTTGCCGGTCCGGAACGCCTCGTCGCGGGCGGCCGCCTCGGCCGGGTCGTGGGTGTTGGCGACCTTGCCGAGCGCCGTGGAGATCTCGGTGATCGCGGTCGCGTGCGGCCGCCGCTCGGCCTCGTAGGTGTCGAGCAGCGCGTCCCCGGCGAGGCCACGCAGCACCAGGTCGAGCTTCCAGCCCAGGGTGATCCCGTCGCGCATGCCCGAGCACGCCCCCTGCCCCATGTACGGCGGCGTGGTGTGCGCCGCGTCGCCCGCGAGCAGCACCCGTCCCTCGCGCCAGCGCTCGGCGATCCGGCCCTGGAAGGTGTAGACGACCTGGCGCAGGATCCGCACGTCCTCCGGCCCGAGCCCGTGGGTCTCGGCCAGCCAGCGCCACGCGTAGTCCGGGTCCTCGTAGGCCGTCTGGTCCTCACCCGGCAGCACCGCCACCTCGAAGCGCTGGCGGCTGCGCCCGATCGGCATGAACATGTGCCCGCGCGCGGGATCGCAGAACTGCGTGGTCCTGCGGAACCTCTCGGGCAGCTCGCGCAGCTGCTCGGTGTCGACGTTGAGCCAGCGGTCGTCGACGCCGTTGTCGCTGCGCTCGATGCCCAGCGTGGCGCGCACGAAGCTGTTGGCGCCGTCCGCGCCCACCACGTACGACGCGGTGATCGTGCGCTCCTCGTCGGCGTGCGACCACTGGCCGGTGCGCGACTGGCTCCACGGCCGGGCCGTCACCTCGACGCCGTCCGCGTGGGGCCGGAGGTTGACCACGGACCACCCCTGGTTGACCTCGACTCCGGCGGCGCGGGCCGCCGCGTCCACGGCGTCCTCGATGTCGGGCTGGTACATCGAGATGTGGGCCGGGTGACCCGCCGACGTCCCGCGCCAGTCGAGCTCGACCAGCAGCTCGCCCGCAGCGCTGAAGTAGCGGTAGTAGTCCAGCGGCAGGGCGTCGCGCAGGGCGTGGTCCAGGTCGCCGACCGAGGCGATGACGCGGGCGGTCTCGCCGTCGATGTGGGTCAGCCGCGGCAGGCCGTAGAGGCCCGGCCAGCGCTCGAAGACCACGACCTTGTGGCCGGCCCGGCCCAGGGCCGAGGCGAGGACCAGTCCGGCGGGGCCGTATCCGACGATCGCGACGTCGTACTCGTTGCTCATGACGGCGACGCTAGGTTCGCCGCGGCCTCACGACGATCCGCTTCGCGTCAGGGTGATCCGGCGAGCGACAGGAGTGTGCGAGCGGTCACTCCGGGGCGGCGCGCAGGGTCGCCGAGGGGCTCTCGCCGTAGCGCTCGCGATAGGCACCGGCGAACCGCGGGACGTGGGAGAAGCCCCAGCGCAGGGCGACGTCAGCGACGGTCAGCCCGCTGCCGGGAGCGGCCGCGCGCAGGTCGGCGTGGACCCGCGCGAGCCGGACCTGCTGGAGGTACTGGCGCGGCGCGACGCCCACGTGGTCGCGGAAGTGGCGCTGGAGCGAGCGCGGGCTCACGCCGGCCTCGGCGGCGAGCCGCTCGACCGTGAGCTCCTCGTCGGGCCGGGCCTCGATCAGGTCGATCGCCCGCTTGACCGGCGCCGGCCGGTGGGCGCCGTGGCGCCGCTCGGCGAGCTGGTCGCTGTAGTTGTGCGGCTGGGCCAGCAGCAGCCCGGTCATCAAGAAGCCGGACCACGGGTTGGTGGCGTCGACGGCGCCGCCGACTCCCCCGAGCCCGAGCGGCTCGTCGAGGTCCTCGACCAGCAGCCGTACGGCGCGCGCCCACGAGGCCGCCGCCGGGCCGCGCAGGTCCATCGCCATCCGGAACCGGATCGGCGCGACCACGGTGCGCCCCAGCAGCTCTTCGAGGTGGCGCTCCAGCGCATAGCGCTCGAAGCGCACGTGGAGCTGGCGGTAGTCGTCGCTCAGCCGCATCTGCGCCTGCATCCGCGGCGAGATGATCCCGGCGGTGTGCGGGTCGACGACCACCTCGTCGTCCCCGCAGGTGATCAGGTTGCGCCCGCCCCAGGACAGGTTGATGTCGTAGTAGTCGACCTGCTCGGTCAGCGTCGCGCCGAGCGCGGCACCGCGGTGCTCGCCGTAGACCAGGGAGAGCGCCCCCAGCGGCGCGACGGCGACCGAGACCCGCTCGACCCGGCCGGAGCGCTCCAGCGGGACCAGGCGGTGGGGCGTCAGCGCCCGCGACACCGAGACCCGGAACTCGTCGAGGTCGTCGGCGTCGACCACCGAGAACCGCTCGAGCACCGGCCTGGTCATCTCGCCATGGTAGCCGCGCTCAGGCGAGGAAGGCGCTGATCGCCTCGTGGTAGCCGGGCGGCTGCAGCAGGAACGAGTCGTGCCCCCACGGCGAGGTCAGCTCGGTGTGCTCGACGGCGACCCCGCGCGCGGCGAGCTCGTCGCGGATCCGCAGCGAGTGCGCGGTCGGGAAGCGCCAGTCGCTGTCGAACGAGACGAGCCGGAAGCGGGTCGACGGGACGGCGTCCGGGTAGGCCCCGAACGGGTCGAAGTAGTCCATCGGCCGGGTGAGGTGGAGGTACGACAGCGCGTCGAAGCGCTCCAGGAACGAGGTGCCCTGGTGCTGGAGGTAGTGCTCGACCTCGAAGTCCGCGGCGAGCCGCTTGTCGTGGCCGGTCGTGTCGCGCCGGTGGCCGAACTTCTCCTCCAGCGAGATCTCGGAGACGTAGGTGATGTGGGCCATCATCCGGGCGACCTTCATGCCGTGGCGGGGCGCGACGCCGTGGTCGGCGTACCGGCCGCCGTGGAAGTCGGGGTCCTCCAGGATGGCCGCCCGGGCGACCGACGAGAACGCGATGTTCTCGGGCGTGAGCCGCGCGCTCGCCGCGACGACGACGGCCCGGTCGATCCGGTCCGGCTCCTGCAGCGCCCACTCCAGGACCTGCATGCCGCCGAGCGATCCGCCGACCGCGGCGTGCAGCCGCTCGATGCCGAGGTGGTCGAGCAGGCCGCGGTGGGCCGTGACGAAGTCGGCGATGTCGAGCAGCGGGAAGTCCGGACCGTAGGGACGCCCGGTCACCGGATCGGGCGAGGACGGCCCGGTCGTGCCGGAGCAGCCGCCGAGCAGGTTCGCCGAGATGACGAAGAAGCGGTCGGTGTCGACCGCCCGGCCCGGCCCGATCAGGTTGTCCCACCAGCCCGGTCGACGGGCGCCCTCGTGCCAGCCGGCGGCGTGGGCGTCGCCGGTGAGGGCATGGCAGACGACGACGGCGTTGTCCCGTGCGGGGTTCAACGCGCCGTAGGTCTCGTAGGCGACCTCGACGTGGGGCAGCTCCGCCCCGGAGGCGAGGACCAGCGGGCCGCTCTCGGTGAGAACGGCCCGCTGGGTCGCGACGATGCCGAGGCCGCCGGCGGCGGCGGTCACGTCGTCAGGGTCACTTCGCGGCGGTCAGCGCCTGGTCGAGGTCGGCGATCAGGTCGTCGACGTGCTCGATGCCGACCGACAGCCGGACCAGCTCCTCGGGGACGCCGGCCGCCTCGAGCTCGTCGGGCGTGAGCTGGGAGTGCGTCGTCGTGGCGTTGTGCACGGCCAGGGACTTCGCGTCGCCGATGTTGACCAGGTGGCTGAACAGCTCGAGCGACTCGATGAACCGCTTGCCGCCGTCGCGGCCGGACTTGAGGCCGAACGACACGAGGCCGCCGTAACCCCGGCCGGTGAAGTAGCTGTCGGCGACGGCCTTGTAGGGGCTGTCGCCGAGACCCGGGTAGGACACCCAGGCGACCGAGTCGTGGCCCTGGAGGTACTTCGCGATGGCCAGCGCGTTCTGGCTGTGCCGCTCCATCCGGAGGTGCAGCGTCTCGAGGCCCTGCAGGAACAGCCAGGAGTTGAGCGGCGCGATCGCGGCACCGGTGTTGCGCAGCAGCACCGTGCGGGCCCGGATGATGTAGGCCAGGTTGCCGACGGCCTCGGTCCACACGACGCCGTGGTAGGCGCTGTCGGGCTGGGTCAGGCCCGGGAACCGCTCGGCGTGCGCGGCCCAGTCGAAGCTGCCGGAGTCGACGATGATGCCGCCGACCGACGTGCCGTGGCCGCCGATGTACTTGGTCGCGGAGTGCACCGCGACATCGGCGCCGTGATCGAAGACGCGCGCCAGCAGCGGCGTCGTGGCCGTGGCGTCGACGATCAGCGGCAGGCCGTGCGCGTGGGCGGCGTCGGCCCAGGCGCGCACGTCGACGACGTTGACCTTCGGGTTGCCGATCGTCTCGGCGAAGACCAGCTTGGTCTTGTCGTCGACCAGGGCGGCCAGGTCCTCGGGACGGTCGGGGTCGACGAAGCGGACCTCGATGCCGTACTGCGGCAGCGTGTGGGCGAACAGCGCGTAGGTGCCGCCGTACAGCGTGGAGACGGCGACGATGTTGTCGCCGGCGTAGGTCAGGTTGAGCACCGAGTAGGTGATCGCGGCCGAGCCCGACGCGGTCGCCAGCGCACCGACGCCGCCCTCGAGCTGGGTCATCCGGTCCTCGAAGACCGACTGGGTGGGGTTCATGATCCGGGTGTAGATGTTGCCCGGCTCCGAGAGGGCGAAGAGGTTCGCCGCGTGCTCGGTGTCGTTGAACACGTAGGACGTGGTCTGGTAGATCGGGACCGCTCGCGCATTGGTGGCGGGGTCGGGCTGCTCCTGGCCGGCGTGGACGGCGAGGGTCTCGGGACGATGCGTCATCGTGCGCTGCTCCTGATTCGGGTGCGTCGCTGGGGGGAAACCCACAGCCTATTGTCAAGTAACTTCATTAAGATTGTACATGTCCGCCATGTGGCCCGGATCGCTACCGTGCACCCGTGAGAAGCAGACGCGGCCGGGTCGTCACCGTGACCACGCTGGCCGAGTTCGACCGCCGCCGCGCCGACGGCGCCCGCCGGCTCCAGGGCTGGCGGCTGATCGGGGTCGACCTCAGCGAGCGCTCCGACGCGCTGTCCGACTGCGACGTCAGCCGGACGACGTTCGTCGGCTGCGCCTTCGCCCCCGGCGACCTCGACCGCCTGGTCGCCCGCGGCGCACTGGTGCTGCCTGCGATCGGGACTCCCCCGGTCGACCCGCAGCGCACCGGGCTCTACGCCGGCGACGAGCTCTACGACGCCGTCCCCTATGCCGACAGCCTCGACGCCCGCGCCTACGCCTGGGCCCAGAGCCGCGACGGGCAGGCCGACACGCTCGCCCAGGCGCTGCACGACGAGGCGGTCGACCGCGCCCTCGCGGCGTGGATCCGGGAGCGCTCCCTGGTCGGCGTGATGGGCGGCCACGCCGCCGACCGCGGTACGCCGGCCTACGCCGAGGCGGCCCGGCTGGGTGCGGCGCTCGGTACGGCGCACGCCGTCGCCACCGGCGGTGGCCCGGGCGCGATGGAGGCCGCCAACCTCGGCGGCCGGATGGCCGCGGCTCCCCCGGAGGCGCTCACCGAGGCGCTCGGCCGGCTGGCCGCCGTGCCGTCGTTCCGGCCCTCGATCGACGCGTGGGTCGCGACGGCCCGGGAGGCGCTCGCGCTGTGCCCCGATCCGCGGCCCTCGCTCGGCGTACCGACCTGGCACTACGGCCACGAGCCGCCGAACCTGTTCGCCACCGCGATCGCGAAGTACTTCCGCAACGCGCTGCGCGAGGCGATCCTGCTCCAGGTCTGCGACGCGGGCATCGTGTTCCTGCCCGGCGCGGGCGGCACCGTGCAGGAGATCTTCCAGGACGCCTGCGAGAACTACTACGCGACCGAGCAGACGATCGCGCCGATGGTGCTCGTCGGGCGTTCCTACTGGACCGAGGAGCTGCCCGCCTGGCCGCTCCTCAGCGCGCTGGCCCAGGGGCGGCCCATGGAGGCGCACGTCCACCTCGTCGACACCGTCGAGGAGGCGGCCGCGATCGTCACGCAGCCCGTGCGCCCGCGCGCGCCCCGATGACGGCGCGGTAGTGCGTGACGAGCTGCTCGTTGATCGCGAACCACGAGCGCTCCTGCACCGCCCGCAGCGCGGTGAGCGCCATCGCGCGGCGCAGCTCCTCGTCGCGCGCGAGCCGGTCGACGGCCGCGGCCAGCGCGGTCCCGTCACCCGGGCGGTAGAGCAGGCCCGAGGCCCCGTCGGCGACGACGTCGAGGGGTCCGCCGGCGGCGG encodes the following:
- a CDS encoding O-acetylhomoserine aminocarboxypropyltransferase/cysteine synthase family protein → MTHRPETLAVHAGQEQPDPATNARAVPIYQTTSYVFNDTEHAANLFALSEPGNIYTRIMNPTQSVFEDRMTQLEGGVGALATASGSAAITYSVLNLTYAGDNIVAVSTLYGGTYALFAHTLPQYGIEVRFVDPDRPEDLAALVDDKTKLVFAETIGNPKVNVVDVRAWADAAHAHGLPLIVDATATTPLLARVFDHGADVAVHSATKYIGGHGTSVGGIIVDSGSFDWAAHAERFPGLTQPDSAYHGVVWTEAVGNLAYIIRARTVLLRNTGAAIAPLNSWLFLQGLETLHLRMERHSQNALAIAKYLQGHDSVAWVSYPGLGDSPYKAVADSYFTGRGYGGLVSFGLKSGRDGGKRFIESLELFSHLVNIGDAKSLAVHNATTTHSQLTPDELEAAGVPEELVRLSVGIEHVDDLIADLDQALTAAK
- a CDS encoding bifunctional 3-(3-hydroxy-phenyl)propionate/3-hydroxycinnamic acid hydroxylase yields the protein MSNEYDVAIVGYGPAGLVLASALGRAGHKVVVFERWPGLYGLPRLTHIDGETARVIASVGDLDHALRDALPLDYYRYFSAAGELLVELDWRGTSAGHPAHISMYQPDIEDAVDAAARAAGVEVNQGWSVVNLRPHADGVEVTARPWSQSRTGQWSHADEERTITASYVVGADGANSFVRATLGIERSDNGVDDRWLNVDTEQLRELPERFRRTTQFCDPARGHMFMPIGRSRQRFEVAVLPGEDQTAYEDPDYAWRWLAETHGLGPEDVRILRQVVYTFQGRIAERWREGRVLLAGDAAHTTPPYMGQGACSGMRDGITLGWKLDLVLRGLAGDALLDTYEAERRPHATAITEISTALGKVANTHDPAEAAARDEAFRTGNVPPPPPFPTLVAGVVHHEADGAVSPLAGTLTPHGVVRVGDAEGLLDDVVGRGFSLVSASAADLGAADLAFLDKLGVVTASLDTVTDVAGTYADWFAAHGVEAFVGRPDHHLFWAGALADLPAALAQLRERLDWTVA
- a CDS encoding AraC family transcriptional regulator, with the translated sequence MTRPVLERFSVVDADDLDEFRVSVSRALTPHRLVPLERSGRVERVSVAVAPLGALSLVYGEHRGAALGATLTEQVDYYDINLSWGGRNLITCGDDEVVVDPHTAGIISPRMQAQMRLSDDYRQLHVRFERYALERHLEELLGRTVVAPIRFRMAMDLRGPAAASWARAVRLLVEDLDEPLGLGGVGGAVDATNPWSGFLMTGLLLAQPHNYSDQLAERRHGAHRPAPVKRAIDLIEARPDEELTVERLAAEAGVSPRSLQRHFRDHVGVAPRQYLQQVRLARVHADLRAAAPGSGLTVADVALRWGFSHVPRFAGAYRERYGESPSATLRAAPE
- a CDS encoding LOG family protein, with amino-acid sequence MRSRRGRVVTVTTLAEFDRRRADGARRLQGWRLIGVDLSERSDALSDCDVSRTTFVGCAFAPGDLDRLVARGALVLPAIGTPPVDPQRTGLYAGDELYDAVPYADSLDARAYAWAQSRDGQADTLAQALHDEAVDRALAAWIRERSLVGVMGGHAADRGTPAYAEAARLGAALGTAHAVATGGGPGAMEAANLGGRMAAAPPEALTEALGRLAAVPSFRPSIDAWVATAREALALCPDPRPSLGVPTWHYGHEPPNLFATAIAKYFRNALREAILLQVCDAGIVFLPGAGGTVQEIFQDACENYYATEQTIAPMVLVGRSYWTEELPAWPLLSALAQGRPMEAHVHLVDTVEEAAAIVTQPVRPRAPR
- the metX gene encoding homoserine O-acetyltransferase MetX, translating into MTAAAGGLGIVATQRAVLTESGPLVLASGAELPHVEVAYETYGALNPARDNAVVVCHALTGDAHAAGWHEGARRPGWWDNLIGPGRAVDTDRFFVISANLLGGCSGTTGPSSPDPVTGRPYGPDFPLLDIADFVTAHRGLLDHLGIERLHAAVGGSLGGMQVLEWALQEPDRIDRAVVVAASARLTPENIAFSSVARAAILEDPDFHGGRYADHGVAPRHGMKVARMMAHITYVSEISLEEKFGHRRDTTGHDKRLAADFEVEHYLQHQGTSFLERFDALSYLHLTRPMDYFDPFGAYPDAVPSTRFRLVSFDSDWRFPTAHSLRIRDELAARGVAVEHTELTSPWGHDSFLLQPPGYHEAISAFLA